AAGGGAAACGCTCCCCAAAGCTATTCGCCAAGTGTTCTGGAGACTCATTTTGTTCTATTTTCTTTCGTTGACAATGATTAGCTTACTTGTACCTTACAACTCGCCAGACCTACTTGGTTCAGgcacttcatcaacatcaccatTTGTCATTGCCATCAAAAACGGTGGAATCAATGCATTGccttcaattttcaatgcCTGCATCTTGATTTCAATCCTTTCAGTAGGAAACTCAGCTGTATTTGGATGCTCACGTACAGTACAATCATTGGGTTTACAGGGGTTGGCTCCACCTATCCTTGCTTATGTCGACAGAAAAGGACGTCCTTTAGGAGGATTAGCCCTTTCGGCATTGTTTGGTTTGCTTTGCTTCCTTGCCGCCTATAAAGATCAAGGAACTGTGTTCAATTGGCTTCTAAGTGTAGCAGGACTTGCCACTATCTTTTCCTGGTTCAACATTGCTCTATGCCATTTTCGCTTTAGACAAGCAATGTATGCACAAGGGAGATCGTTGGAGGAATTATCGTTTACTTCAATCACGGGAATCTTTGGCTCTATCTACGCAATGGGGTTCTTGCTTGTGGTGTTGGGTATACAATTTTGGACTGCATTGTTCCCAATTGGTTCTAAAAACGCAAGTGCAGAGcattttttccaaaattacTTGGGAGCTGTTGTTATATTAGTTTTCTACGTTGGCCACAAGTTATACACTAGAAACTGGAAAATCTGCAAAcgattgaatgaaattgatataGATACGGGCAGAAGACAACTTGATTTAGACTTGCTTCGTGCAGAACTcgaggaaaagaaaattttgaacaagcAGAAACCACTTTACAAACGAATTTGGAATTACTGGTTTTAAAAAGAATTATACTTTTGTACTTCGACATATTTATTTTAACTCTTCGAAGCTATGGATTCTATACTTCTAGGCCTTTTTTTCCCTTCATCTTTTGTAAGCGAACGCTTTCTTTTAGACACTTTGACTGGTCTTTGCTCCCCCTCAATATAAACGTCCGCCAGTAAATCGTACAACTTTACATTtttaatttgaatgaaatgaaTTGCTGGATTGAATTCGGGCCAATTCTTacaaatggaaaaaaaGTCTGAACAAGGATACTGAATGTCTAGCTTTTTCTCACCATCTCTtattaaattcaatttcaagcCAATGTATAgctttgtcaaatttaCTTCCACTTCACTTTCTTCCATCTTGCGTTCCTTTGGAGTGCTAAAATGGGAAGCAATTTCATCACCTTGTAAGGTCCCATATGCGTTGACAATAGACAGCATCTCTTCATCCGATTTACAGTAATAAGCATTCTCGAATGATTTGACGTAAGGATGCGCTAattcaacaccatcaacttGCTCCAACTTTTGAACTAGTAACCTGAGCTTGCTCTCAACCATACCACTATATTTGAGGTGTTCCTCAGCGTTCGACTTTGTTGCTGCCACCACACATAAATAAAACTTGTATTGGTGGAAGAAACTGTGTCTCTCTAGTAAATGTGACCACACCTTTTGGCCAGTAAATATCTCACCTATGATCTCAACACCTCTATTGAATTCGTTCATTATTATCTTTTGCGTTGAGTTTGTTATATTGTGAGTTGCACACATAGAGGGGTAAGCAGGGGTTATAACTGGCATTCTATGTTGTCTATCCATAGCATACAATCTTGGATTCCAAACTCTAACTTGCAACGGtccatcttcaatttgttttaaaaGCACAGGTTGGGGCCAATTCCATTGGGAatatatttgaaagaatttttccaatatcACAGCACTAACAGCGTTGGGATATAGTTGACAGATTCGAGCCACTAACATAGCCCACGCGACACCTCCTGGAAAGCCGTAAACATTAGCGTATACGGCTCTTTGTTGTGCCCACATCTTTATAAACCGCAAAGCGTTCTTAAAAACTGTTGGTTTAGGCACCAACctcaaaatttcatccGTAACTCGGGTCCCATTGAGTGCACGCATATCTTTTTCATCgatgtttttcaataagTTTTTATCGTCTAGAGTTAAATCATGAGGAACTCTAGGAATGTCCAATTTGGCGAAAAGCAAATCAATCGAGATTCCTGCAAACTCTAACTTGATTATGGGAACAAACGCTTCTTTGACACTATTTATTTCTTCAAGTTCTGGTCTACCTCTAAgaatcttttcaaaaactgtAAAGAAATCTTCTCTTGTGACGTGTCGTGGTACCACTACAAGTGCATCGATATCAGACGATGGGCCGTAGACCCCCAATCTGTAAGATCCGAAGGTAAATATCTTTCCGCCAGCATCTTTTGCCATACCCTGAGTCATATTCTTTCGAAGTGAAACCTCGTAAACAAAGTCTTCAGTGAGCTTTTGAAGAGTCGTCAATACTTCAACTCTTTTTAACGTTGCTGCTTCACTTTCATAGGAGCCCCTTACTTTTAGCTCTTTTATCAATAAATCATTAAGCTCTTTGTCTTTGGATGTGGGGTCTGTCAAGGATATTGGAGGAGTCACTCCGTACGTTTGGTTGTTCATGTGCTGTGTCGTCATGATGCAATTTAGTTTTCGCGAA
The Candida orthopsilosis Co 90-125, chromosome 5 draft sequence genome window above contains:
- a CDS encoding Pap1 poly(A) polymerase (involved in mRNA polyadenylation); this encodes MTTQHMNNQTYGVTPPISLTDPTSKDKELNDLLIKELKVRGSYESEAATLKRVEVLTTLQKLTEDFVYEVSLRKNMTQGMAKDAGGKIFTFGSYRLGVYGPSSDIDALVVVPRHVTREDFFTVFEKILRGRPELEEINSVKEAFVPIIKLEFAGISIDLLFAKLDIPRVPHDLTLDDKNLLKNIDEKDMRALNGTRVTDEILRLVPKPTVFKNALRFIKMWAQQRAVYANVYGFPGGVAWAMLVARICQLYPNAVSAVILEKFFQIYSQWNWPQPVLLKQIEDGPLQVRVWNPRLYAMDRQHRMPVITPAYPSMCATHNITNSTQKIIMNEFNRGVEIIGEIFTGQKVWSHLLERHSFFHQYKFYLCVVAATKSNAEEHLKYSGMVESKLRLLVQKLEQVDGVELAHPYVKSFENAYYCKSDEEMSSIVNAYGTLQGDEIASHFSTPKERKMEESEVEVNLTKLYIGLKLNLIRDGEKKLDIQYPCSDFFSICKNWPEFNPAIHFIQIKNVKLYDLSADVYIEGEQRPVKVSKRKRSLTKDEGKKRPRSIESIASKS
- a CDS encoding Hip1 protein translates to MSLKEEPTTSRELSTTEDDSTRWSRFKDSFRRADEIDAKSKSSISDLEANTSTEGDLHRDLQNRHIQMIALGGSIGTGLLIGSGGSLSQGGPASLIIAWGLVGTMVFCVIHSLGELCVAFPVNGAFSTYATRFIDPSWGFAVGWNYAIMWLFVLPLELVAAAMCITYWNDDINPASWVAIFYVFIYGINLFGVKGYGEAEYYLTILKIIAIVGFIILGVVLVCGGGPTHEFIGGKNWHIGKGAFANGFKGVATTFVTASYSMAGSEMVGLASAETKNPRETLPKAIRQVFWRLILFYFLSLTMISLLVPYNSPDLLGSGTSSTSPFVIAIKNGGINALPSIFNACILISILSVGNSAVFGCSRTVQSLGLQGLAPPILAYVDRKGRPLGGLALSALFGLLCFLAAYKDQGTVFNWLLSVAGLATIFSWFNIALCHFRFRQAMYAQGRSLEELSFTSITGIFGSIYAMGFLLVVLGIQFWTALFPIGSKNASAEHFFQNYLGAVVILVFYVGHKLYTRNWKICKRLNEIDIDTGRRQLDLDLLRAELEEKKILNKQKPLYKRIWNYWF